A genomic region of Methylobacterium durans contains the following coding sequences:
- a CDS encoding glucan ABC transporter ATP-binding protein/ permease produces the protein MSIFRLYGRVMGLLGPDRKLAVGLAVANIALAVAAFAEPLLMGRIIDQLTHLSRNADAFGTLVPLIGAWVAFGFFTIVAGVAIALHSDRLAHRSRLSTMANYFEHVLDLPLAFHSANHSGRVLKAMLEGTNGMAWLWLGFFRDHFAALVSLGVLLPLTLFVNWQLGSILVVLVLVFTALTTFVMRRTEALQGEVEHYHSGLAAHASDALGNVAVIQSFTRAKAEKDAMHGIIHNLLKAQIPVLSWWALAAVATKASATITMTAIFITGIALYQAGSTTVGEVVAFMSLATMLVSRLDHVVSFVNGLFQQAPKMAEFFEILDTVPAVRDRPNARPIARLDGEVSFEEVGFSYDGRRTALDGVSFTARAGETVALVGTTGSGKSTTLGLLHRTFDPDEGAIRIDGTDIRDIGLASLRHNIGVVFQEPMLFARSIRENLQVGRPDATDAEMLDALARAQASEFMARQPDGLDTIIGERGRSLSGGERQRLSIARALLKNPPVLILDEATSALDAATERKLQTALEAVMEGRTTFVIAHRLATIRNADRILVFHEGRIVETGTFDALVAEGGRFAELARAQFMAAETEAEEMPLAA, from the coding sequence ATGTCGATATTTCGTCTCTATGGACGGGTGATGGGGCTTCTCGGCCCGGACAGGAAGCTAGCGGTCGGCCTGGCCGTCGCGAACATCGCCCTCGCGGTCGCGGCCTTCGCCGAGCCGCTGCTGATGGGCCGCATCATCGACCAGCTCACCCACCTGAGCCGCAACGCCGACGCGTTCGGGACGCTGGTGCCGCTGATCGGCGCCTGGGTCGCCTTCGGCTTCTTCACGATCGTGGCGGGCGTCGCCATCGCCCTGCACTCGGACCGGCTCGCCCATCGCAGCCGGCTTTCCACGATGGCGAACTACTTCGAACACGTCCTCGACCTGCCGCTCGCCTTCCACTCGGCGAACCATTCCGGCCGCGTTCTCAAGGCGATGTTGGAGGGCACGAACGGGATGGCGTGGCTCTGGCTCGGCTTCTTCCGCGACCATTTCGCGGCCCTGGTATCGCTCGGCGTGCTGCTGCCGCTGACGCTGTTCGTGAACTGGCAGCTCGGCTCGATCCTCGTCGTGCTGGTCCTCGTCTTCACGGCGCTGACCACCTTCGTGATGCGCCGGACCGAGGCGTTGCAGGGCGAGGTCGAGCATTATCATTCGGGCCTCGCGGCGCACGCCTCAGACGCTCTCGGAAACGTCGCCGTCATCCAGTCCTTCACCCGCGCCAAGGCGGAGAAGGACGCGATGCATGGCATCATCCACAACCTGCTGAAGGCCCAGATTCCGGTCCTGTCTTGGTGGGCGCTGGCGGCGGTCGCGACCAAGGCGTCGGCCACCATCACCATGACGGCGATCTTCATCACCGGCATCGCGCTCTACCAGGCCGGCTCGACCACGGTCGGCGAGGTCGTGGCCTTCATGAGCCTCGCCACGATGCTGGTGTCGCGCCTCGACCACGTCGTCTCCTTCGTGAACGGCCTGTTCCAGCAGGCGCCGAAGATGGCCGAGTTCTTCGAGATCCTCGACACGGTACCGGCCGTGCGCGACCGGCCGAACGCGAGGCCGATCGCGCGCCTCGACGGCGAGGTCAGCTTCGAGGAGGTCGGCTTCTCCTACGACGGCCGCCGGACGGCCCTCGACGGCGTCTCCTTCACGGCACGGGCGGGCGAGACGGTGGCGCTCGTCGGCACAACGGGCTCGGGCAAGTCGACGACGCTGGGCCTCCTGCACCGGACCTTCGACCCGGACGAGGGCGCGATCCGCATCGACGGCACCGACATCCGCGACATCGGGCTGGCTTCCCTGCGCCACAACATCGGCGTCGTGTTCCAGGAGCCGATGCTGTTCGCCCGCTCGATCCGCGAGAACCTGCAGGTGGGCCGGCCCGACGCGACGGATGCCGAGATGCTCGACGCCCTGGCGCGGGCGCAGGCCAGCGAGTTCATGGCCCGGCAGCCCGACGGCCTCGACACCATCATCGGCGAGCGCGGCCGCTCCCTGTCGGGGGGCGAGCGCCAGCGCCTGTCGATCGCCCGGGCGCTCCTGAAGAACCCGCCGGTCCTCATCCTCGACGAGGCGACGAGCGCCCTCGACGCCGCCACGGAGCGCAAGCTCCAGACGGCGCTGGAGGCGGTGATGGAGGGACGCACCACCTTCGTCATCGCCCACCGGCTCGCCACGATCCGCAACGCGGACCGGATCCTCGTCTTCCACGAGGGCCGGATCGTCGAGACCGGCACCTTCGACGCGCTGGTGGCGGAGGGCGGCCGCTTCGCCGAACTCGCGCGGGCCCAGTTCATGGCGGCCGAGACAGAGGCGGAGGAGATGCCCCTGGCGGCGTGA
- a CDS encoding motility protein A, translating to MDLATGVGLIGGFAVVFVLIMIDGGNFAAYFDKHAVIVIFGGATAATMMRFPFSTIMHGLPMGLRFAFTMRSVKPRELIDEITKIADVVRKSGPMALENMEISDPFLAQGARYIADGYDREFIRDTMERDRDNFLMHLDEGSKIYRAFGDCAPAWGMIGTILGMVTMFANMSDPSKLGPAMATALLATLYGALIANMITLPLADKLHVKLEEEDVSRSLIIDGILLIRDQKSSSLVREMLIAYLPHNHREELSEAAA from the coding sequence ATGGATCTCGCAACCGGTGTCGGCCTGATCGGCGGCTTCGCCGTCGTGTTCGTGCTGATCATGATCGACGGCGGCAACTTCGCCGCCTATTTCGACAAGCACGCCGTGATCGTGATCTTCGGTGGCGCCACCGCCGCCACGATGATGCGCTTCCCATTCTCGACCATCATGCACGGCCTGCCGATGGGCCTGCGCTTCGCCTTCACCATGCGCTCGGTCAAGCCGCGCGAGCTGATCGACGAGATCACCAAGATCGCCGACGTGGTGCGCAAGAGCGGGCCGATGGCGCTCGAGAACATGGAGATCTCGGACCCGTTCCTGGCGCAGGGCGCCCGCTACATCGCCGACGGCTACGACCGGGAATTCATACGTGATACGATGGAGCGGGACCGCGACAACTTCCTCATGCATCTCGATGAGGGCTCGAAGATCTACCGGGCGTTCGGCGATTGCGCGCCGGCCTGGGGCATGATCGGCACCATCCTCGGCATGGTGACGATGTTCGCCAACATGTCGGACCCCTCGAAGCTCGGGCCCGCCATGGCAACCGCCTTGCTCGCCACCCTGTACGGCGCGCTGATCGCCAACATGATCACCCTGCCGCTCGCCGACAAGTTGCACGTCAAGCTCGAGGAAGAGGATGTCTCGCGCTCCCTCATCATCGACGGGATCCTGCTGATCCGCGACCAGAAGAGTTCGTCGCTCGTGCGCGAGATGCTGATCGCCTACCTTCCACACAACCACCGCGAGGAACTCTCCGAGGCGGCGGCGTGA
- a CDS encoding CAP domain-containing protein: MARWRFIGSAAAVIGTLGLAGCAGEPQATSALPSLYWPLTTNTAQLDTNAAREMISAYRRGRGEAPLTLDPELQRLAETEAAAMAAADRPSKAQTVKVAVERLGYQKANANLSAGYHTLAEAFSGWRDSPSHNAVMLDASATRMGIATAYAPNSKYKVYWALLVAK; the protein is encoded by the coding sequence GTGGCACGGTGGCGTTTCATCGGTTCGGCGGCGGCCGTCATCGGCACGCTCGGCCTTGCGGGCTGTGCGGGCGAGCCACAGGCGACGTCCGCGCTGCCGAGCCTGTACTGGCCGCTCACCACGAACACCGCGCAGCTCGACACGAACGCCGCCCGTGAGATGATCTCGGCCTATCGACGGGGTCGCGGAGAGGCGCCCCTGACGCTCGACCCCGAATTGCAGCGGCTGGCCGAGACCGAGGCCGCCGCGATGGCCGCGGCGGACCGCCCCAGCAAGGCACAGACGGTCAAGGTGGCGGTCGAGCGGCTCGGCTATCAGAAGGCCAACGCCAACCTCTCGGCCGGCTATCACACGCTGGCCGAGGCGTTCTCCGGCTGGCGCGACAGCCCCTCCCACAATGCGGTGATGCTCGATGCGAGCGCGACCCGGATGGGCATCGCGACGGCCTACGCGCCGAACTCCAAGTACAAGGTCTACTGGGCGCTGCTCGTCGCCAAGTGA
- a CDS encoding DUF3772 domain-containing protein has protein sequence MSRSPLTRGRPRLAALAALLAAALLAPVAAPAQQAVPPSEQAKPQAGPREAAKPAEAKPGDKPAEQKPSDAKPADTKPAPPKPEMSEALKAVRAKLDAAKADLTQREKDLGRPNLTAVDLSRIREGITPVADEIRTIVDRLDAPLEASRERLTQLGPKPKDVEESAEVTQERVEREAAVARIDETQRLARSLLVQSDQIVDRISNRRREAFTKGLFERSQGLLTPTLWTRVTADMPRDLRALQSALSDILLLFGRNGTLPNLLLLGVAFGVSVALYFGRRNIAPRFGRRDETKNDPTRRQRLLGAWRVILLGTVPAVVGSYAVYYALDATDLLPSRLLPVAGSILGGLAFIAFVEALCDGLLSPDKPSWRPAPVSDAAAFRVRRLAVGIATVITVTKSIEALNSGISAALPISIATRGIGALAMVLILAIGLHRFADREEEEEACLGPYVPTRTTTGIGGPARLIGWAAVVVIGIADLVGYVAFSAFLIDQFVWTTSLLVLLYLLIQSADTFIGGSLSDDTKLATTLQANTGLRKRSLHQIAVLATGTARVVLFLVVALLALAPWGLDSTDVLTSVRTAFFGFKVGDVTISLSSITLGIGILILGVVITRAVQRWLEHTYLPATDLDAGLRNSISTVSGYFGFLLALALAFSYLGLSLEKLTIVAGALSVGIGFGLQSIVNNFVSGLLLLWERPIRVGDQVLIGDSEGIVKRISVRSTEIQTFDRSAVIVPNSNLISGVVKNRVRGDRTGRVTLTVSVLRNQDPVRAAELIIGCARAHVDVLKEPEPRVVFRKIGDPFLEFELIAMISDVSLGLKVQTDLNFAVFRTLSEAGFIPPLGPGSSVVTVQGLDGMQNALGEIAGRFGRLPSEPEAGAGAERVAAPAEEAEPVRSATPRDLSRRSAGG, from the coding sequence ATGAGCCGAAGCCCGCTGACCCGCGGTAGACCGCGCCTCGCGGCTCTCGCCGCCCTGCTGGCCGCCGCACTGCTCGCGCCGGTTGCTGCGCCGGCACAACAAGCCGTCCCGCCATCCGAGCAGGCCAAGCCACAGGCGGGGCCGAGAGAAGCCGCGAAGCCGGCCGAGGCCAAGCCCGGCGACAAGCCTGCCGAGCAGAAGCCCTCGGACGCCAAACCCGCGGATACCAAGCCAGCGCCGCCGAAGCCGGAGATGTCGGAGGCTTTGAAGGCCGTGCGGGCGAAGCTCGACGCGGCCAAGGCCGACCTCACGCAGCGCGAAAAGGATCTCGGCCGCCCGAATCTGACCGCGGTCGATCTATCCCGCATCCGCGAGGGCATCACCCCGGTCGCCGACGAGATCCGCACCATCGTCGACCGGCTCGACGCGCCGCTCGAGGCCTCGCGCGAGCGCCTGACCCAGCTCGGCCCAAAGCCGAAGGACGTCGAGGAGAGCGCCGAGGTCACCCAGGAGCGCGTCGAGCGCGAGGCAGCCGTCGCGCGCATCGACGAGACCCAGCGCCTGGCCCGCTCGCTCCTCGTCCAGAGCGACCAGATCGTCGACCGGATCTCCAATCGCCGTCGCGAGGCCTTCACCAAGGGTCTGTTCGAGCGGTCGCAGGGACTTCTCACGCCAACCCTGTGGACCCGCGTCACCGCGGACATGCCGCGTGACCTGCGGGCTCTCCAGAGTGCGCTGTCCGACATCCTGCTCCTTTTCGGGCGCAACGGCACGCTGCCGAATCTTCTCCTGCTCGGCGTCGCCTTCGGCGTCTCCGTGGCCCTGTATTTCGGGCGCCGCAATATCGCGCCGCGTTTCGGTCGCCGCGACGAGACGAAGAACGACCCGACCCGACGTCAGCGGCTCCTCGGCGCGTGGCGCGTCATCCTGCTCGGCACGGTGCCGGCGGTGGTGGGCAGCTACGCCGTGTACTACGCCCTCGACGCCACCGATCTGCTGCCGTCGCGCCTTCTGCCGGTGGCGGGCTCGATCCTCGGCGGCCTAGCCTTCATTGCCTTCGTGGAGGCGCTCTGCGACGGGCTTCTGTCGCCCGACAAGCCGTCGTGGCGCCCGGCCCCCGTCAGTGACGCGGCGGCCTTCCGGGTCCGGCGCCTCGCCGTCGGCATCGCGACCGTGATCACGGTCACGAAATCGATCGAGGCGCTGAATTCCGGCATCTCGGCGGCCCTTCCGATCTCGATCGCCACCCGCGGCATCGGCGCCCTCGCGATGGTTCTGATCCTCGCGATCGGCCTCCACCGCTTCGCCGACCGGGAGGAGGAGGAGGAAGCCTGCCTCGGCCCGTACGTGCCGACCCGCACGACGACGGGAATCGGCGGCCCGGCCCGCCTCATCGGCTGGGCCGCGGTCGTCGTGATCGGGATCGCGGACCTCGTCGGGTACGTCGCCTTCTCGGCCTTCCTGATCGATCAGTTCGTCTGGACGACCAGCCTCCTCGTGCTCCTCTACCTGCTGATCCAGAGCGCCGACACCTTCATCGGCGGTTCGCTCAGCGACGACACGAAACTCGCCACGACGCTGCAGGCCAATACCGGCCTGCGCAAGCGCTCCCTGCATCAGATCGCGGTTCTGGCGACCGGGACGGCCCGGGTGGTGCTGTTCCTCGTCGTCGCCCTGCTCGCGCTCGCGCCCTGGGGGCTGGATTCCACCGACGTGCTCACCTCGGTGCGCACCGCGTTCTTCGGGTTCAAGGTCGGCGACGTCACCATCTCGTTGTCGTCGATCACGCTCGGGATCGGCATCCTGATCCTCGGCGTCGTGATCACCCGCGCCGTGCAGCGATGGCTGGAACACACCTATCTGCCCGCCACCGACCTCGACGCCGGCCTGAGGAACTCGATCTCGACCGTCAGCGGCTATTTCGGCTTCCTGCTCGCGCTCGCGCTCGCCTTCTCGTATCTCGGCCTCAGCCTGGAGAAGCTGACCATCGTCGCCGGTGCCCTCTCGGTCGGTATCGGCTTCGGTCTGCAATCGATCGTCAACAACTTCGTCTCCGGCCTGCTGCTCCTGTGGGAGCGGCCGATCCGCGTCGGCGATCAGGTGCTGATCGGCGACAGCGAGGGCATCGTGAAGCGCATCTCCGTGCGCTCCACGGAGATCCAGACCTTCGACCGCTCGGCCGTAATCGTGCCGAACTCCAACCTGATCTCGGGCGTGGTTAAGAACCGGGTGCGCGGCGACCGAACCGGCCGCGTCACGCTCACCGTCAGCGTGCTCCGCAACCAGGATCCGGTCCGGGCGGCGGAGCTCATCATCGGCTGCGCCCGGGCGCATGTGGACGTGCTGAAGGAGCCCGAGCCCCGCGTGGTGTTCCGCAAGATCGGCGACCCGTTCCTCGAGTTCGAGCTGATCGCGATGATCTCCGATGTCAGCCTCGGCCTGAAGGTGCAGACGGACTTGAACTTTGCGGTCTTCAGAACCTTATCGGAGGCCGGCTTCATACCGCCGCTCGGTCCCGGTTCCAGCGTCGTCACGGTGCAGGGTCTCGACGGAATGCAGAACGCGCTGGGCGAGATCGCCGGCCGGTTCGGGCGTCTGCCGTCCGAGCCCGAGGCGGGCGCTGGAGCGGAGCGGGTGGCAGCACCGGCCGAGGAGGCCGAGCCGGTCCGGTCCGCGACGCCGCGCGACCTGAGCCGGAGGAGCGCGGGCGGCTAG
- a CDS encoding HNH endonuclease, translated as MMDLQTLVLNADYRPLSYNPLSLWSWKDAFTALFLDRVTLVASYDVEARSPSRSLRVPSVVALKNYVTLARTPAFTRYNIYLRDGFSCQYCGLRLPSGGLTFDHVVPRSRGGLSSWENVVAACSPCNLRKANRTPAEADMPLLNAPRRPTRYELHHRQPEFDHRQYHHTWLDYLYWDSELDS; from the coding sequence ATGATGGACCTCCAAACCCTCGTCCTGAACGCGGATTACCGGCCGCTCTCCTACAATCCGCTCTCGCTCTGGTCCTGGAAGGATGCCTTCACCGCCCTCTTCCTCGATCGCGTCACCCTGGTGGCGAGCTACGACGTCGAGGCGCGCTCGCCGAGCCGCTCGCTCCGGGTTCCGAGTGTGGTGGCGCTGAAGAATTACGTGACGCTGGCCCGCACCCCCGCCTTCACGCGCTACAACATCTACCTGCGCGACGGATTTTCCTGCCAGTATTGCGGACTGCGCCTGCCATCCGGTGGGCTCACCTTCGACCATGTGGTGCCGCGCTCCCGCGGTGGCCTGTCGAGCTGGGAGAACGTCGTCGCCGCCTGCTCGCCCTGCAATCTGCGCAAGGCCAACCGGACCCCGGCCGAGGCAGACATGCCGCTCCTGAACGCGCCGCGCCGGCCCACGCGCTACGAGCTTCACCACCGGCAGCCCGAGTTCGACCACCGGCAATATCACCACACCTGGCTCGATTACCTGTACTGGGACAGCGAGCTGGACAGCTGA
- a CDS encoding outer membrane protein — translation MRTVTIPVLVALGLFGLNAANAADLDYGVLRGPEYEPAVPLVDWSGLYFGAHAGYTSASHSYSSVFQPTLANYFRRRDIESEFSVSSLLTTGSQRVEGTSFGAFAGYNFQFDETVLGLEVDYTRFGKQSSSFNEIARAFSTSGGMREEVYLAGTSTTKIEDYGTIRGRAGYAIGNFMPFVTGGFAIGRANITDAVTVQNYGYNQGTYQANQQLTSGSPAYVTNHGYRSFNQAYPGIRSTPAGQGVQTIPDDPTALAVVAKTKTVGGITLGAGLEYALTQNLLLRAEYQYVLFNDFDGHKANLNTVRGGAAVKF, via the coding sequence ATGCGTACCGTCACCATTCCTGTGCTGGTGGCCCTCGGCCTGTTCGGCCTCAACGCCGCGAACGCCGCCGACTTGGATTACGGCGTCCTGCGCGGGCCGGAATATGAGCCCGCGGTGCCTCTCGTCGATTGGAGCGGCCTCTATTTCGGAGCGCATGCCGGCTACACCTCGGCGAGCCACTCCTACTCCAGCGTCTTCCAGCCGACCTTGGCCAATTATTTCCGGCGACGCGACATCGAGAGTGAGTTCAGCGTCTCGTCCCTTCTGACGACCGGATCGCAGAGGGTCGAAGGGACGAGTTTCGGCGCCTTCGCGGGCTACAATTTCCAGTTCGATGAGACGGTCCTCGGCCTTGAGGTCGATTACACACGCTTTGGGAAGCAGAGCAGCAGCTTCAACGAGATCGCGCGAGCCTTCTCGACCAGCGGCGGGATGCGGGAAGAGGTGTATCTCGCGGGCACGTCGACGACGAAAATCGAGGATTATGGGACGATCCGGGGCCGCGCCGGATACGCGATCGGCAATTTCATGCCGTTCGTGACCGGCGGATTCGCGATCGGTCGGGCGAATATCACCGACGCTGTCACGGTGCAGAACTACGGCTACAATCAGGGGACCTATCAGGCCAACCAGCAACTCACGTCGGGCAGCCCCGCCTACGTGACAAACCACGGCTATCGCAGCTTCAATCAGGCCTATCCCGGCATTCGGTCGACGCCGGCCGGCCAGGGTGTGCAGACCATCCCGGATGACCCGACCGCGCTCGCGGTGGTCGCGAAGACCAAAACCGTCGGCGGCATCACCCTCGGCGCCGGTCTCGAATACGCGCTGACGCAGAATCTCCTCCTGCGTGCCGAGTACCAGTATGTACTCTTCAACGACTTCGACGGCCACAAGGCGAATCTCAACACCGTCCGCGGCGGCGCGGCCGTGAAGTTCTGA
- a CDS encoding outer membrane protein, with product MARSKLQALARSLTLVASVGAPCLAQAADLLPPPPPPPVAPPIEVGGGWYLRGDVGASLYHSKEFVAYGDKYTYDNERYYQNAGYGSGAFAGVGVGYQFNAFLRGDVTGEYRFSNGFSARHHFEYDTGVADPCGCGAANLRGNVNETAKGNFDSAVVLANGYFDLGTWYGVTPFVGGGVGVAFNTISGTHVSGNVSEPLYVTLVNPVASYNKTIGAYYKSDTTTSFAWALHAGLGFDVTPNLKMEIAYRYLNLGSAKSGVGVEDCELTKACGGGSLGVYKTKSIEAHDVKVGFRYLLGGVAAAPLPPLMADYQPAPGPLVRKY from the coding sequence ATGGCCCGCTCCAAGCTTCAAGCCTTGGCGCGCTCCCTCACGCTCGTCGCGAGCGTCGGCGCGCCTTGCCTCGCACAGGCCGCAGACTTGCTCCCGCCTCCGCCCCCTCCGCCGGTCGCGCCTCCCATCGAGGTCGGGGGCGGCTGGTATCTGCGCGGCGACGTCGGCGCCAGCCTCTATCACAGCAAGGAATTCGTCGCGTACGGCGACAAGTACACCTACGACAACGAGCGCTACTACCAGAATGCCGGATACGGCAGCGGCGCCTTCGCGGGCGTCGGCGTCGGCTACCAGTTCAACGCCTTCCTGCGCGGTGACGTGACGGGCGAGTACCGGTTCTCGAACGGGTTCAGCGCCCGCCACCATTTCGAGTACGACACCGGCGTGGCCGATCCCTGCGGATGCGGCGCGGCAAACCTGCGGGGCAACGTCAACGAGACGGCGAAGGGCAACTTCGACTCAGCGGTCGTGCTCGCCAACGGCTACTTCGATCTGGGCACGTGGTACGGCGTGACGCCGTTCGTCGGCGGCGGCGTCGGCGTCGCCTTCAACACCATCTCGGGCACGCATGTTTCCGGCAACGTCAGCGAGCCGCTCTACGTCACGCTGGTGAATCCGGTGGCGAGCTACAACAAGACGATCGGCGCCTATTACAAGTCGGATACAACGACGAGCTTCGCCTGGGCGCTCCATGCCGGTCTCGGCTTCGACGTGACGCCGAACCTGAAGATGGAAATCGCCTACCGCTACCTGAATCTCGGCAGCGCCAAGAGCGGCGTCGGGGTCGAGGATTGCGAACTCACCAAGGCTTGCGGAGGCGGCTCGCTCGGCGTGTACAAGACCAAGAGCATCGAGGCGCACGACGTGAAGGTCGGCTTCCGCTACCTGCTCGGCGGCGTCGCCGCGGCCCCGCTGCCGCCGCTGATGGCCGATTACCAGCCGGCTCCGGGACCCCTGGTGCGGAAGTACTGA
- a CDS encoding MmcQ/YjbR family DNA-binding protein yields MLPGTIAGAHMGNPDFRVGGRIYATLWVEEERIVLRLVPEQQALLIEAEPDLFAPVPGAWGRRGWTNLDLPEADEETLRGALLAAWQATAPPNLVAAQEPA; encoded by the coding sequence ATGCTGCCCGGCACGATCGCGGGCGCCCATATGGGCAACCCGGATTTCCGCGTCGGAGGTCGGATCTACGCGACGCTCTGGGTCGAGGAAGAGCGGATCGTGCTTCGCCTGGTCCCGGAACAGCAGGCGCTGCTGATCGAGGCGGAGCCCGATCTGTTCGCGCCGGTGCCGGGCGCCTGGGGACGCCGCGGCTGGACGAATCTCGATCTGCCGGAGGCCGACGAGGAGACGTTGCGCGGCGCGCTCCTCGCGGCGTGGCAGGCGACGGCGCCGCCCAACCTCGTCGCCGCCCAGGAGCCTGCCTGA
- the glmM gene encoding phosphoglucosamine mutase — protein MRKYFGTDGIRGRANGVITPELALKVGQAAGLVFQRGDYRHRVVIGKDTRLSGYMIETALVAGFTSVGMDVLLLGPMPTPAVAMLTRSMRADLGVMISASHNPYEDNGIKLFGPDGFKLNDEVERAIEALIDGELHKRLAGSHDLGRAKRIESVHARYIEFAKRTLPRHVTLDGLRVVVDCANGAGYRVAPETLWELGAEVISIGVDPDGFNINRDVGSTAPAALVSKVRELRADIGIALDGDADRVIIVDEKGHIVDGDQLMAVVARSWKEDDRLTQPGLVATIMSNLGLERYLGGIGLSLARTAVGDRYVLEHMREHGYNLGGEQSGHIIMSDYATTGDGLVAALQLLSVVKRQERPVSEVCHCFEPLPQILKNVRYRSGEPLRQEAVVTAIENARERLGNSGRLVIRPSGTEPVIRVMAEGDDRSLVTEVVDEVVDAVTRVAA, from the coding sequence GTGCGCAAGTACTTTGGGACGGACGGCATCCGGGGACGCGCCAACGGGGTCATCACGCCCGAACTGGCCCTCAAGGTGGGTCAGGCCGCCGGCCTCGTCTTCCAGCGGGGTGATTACCGGCACCGGGTCGTCATCGGCAAGGATACGCGCCTCTCGGGCTACATGATCGAGACGGCGCTCGTCGCAGGCTTCACCTCTGTAGGCATGGACGTACTGCTGCTCGGCCCGATGCCGACGCCGGCCGTCGCGATGCTGACGCGCTCGATGCGCGCCGATCTCGGCGTCATGATCTCCGCCTCGCACAACCCCTACGAGGATAACGGCATCAAGCTGTTCGGGCCCGACGGGTTCAAGCTCAACGACGAGGTGGAGCGCGCCATCGAGGCGCTCATCGACGGCGAGTTGCACAAGCGCCTCGCGGGCTCGCACGATCTCGGCCGCGCCAAGCGCATCGAGAGCGTGCACGCCCGCTACATCGAGTTCGCCAAGCGGACGCTCCCGCGCCACGTGACCCTCGACGGGTTGCGCGTCGTGGTCGATTGCGCGAACGGGGCGGGCTACCGCGTCGCGCCGGAGACCCTGTGGGAACTCGGGGCCGAGGTGATCTCGATCGGCGTCGATCCCGACGGCTTCAACATCAACCGGGACGTCGGCTCGACCGCGCCCGCCGCCCTCGTCAGCAAGGTCCGGGAATTGCGCGCCGACATCGGCATCGCGCTCGATGGCGATGCCGACCGCGTGATCATCGTCGACGAGAAGGGGCACATCGTCGACGGCGACCAGCTCATGGCCGTCGTCGCCCGCTCCTGGAAGGAGGACGACCGCCTCACCCAACCGGGGCTCGTCGCGACCATCATGTCGAATCTCGGTCTCGAGCGGTATCTCGGCGGCATCGGGCTGAGCCTCGCCCGCACGGCGGTGGGCGACCGCTACGTGCTCGAGCACATGCGCGAGCACGGCTACAATCTCGGGGGTGAGCAGTCGGGCCACATCATCATGTCTGACTACGCCACGACCGGGGATGGTCTGGTGGCGGCTCTCCAGCTCCTCAGCGTCGTGAAGCGTCAGGAGCGTCCGGTGAGCGAGGTCTGCCACTGCTTCGAGCCGCTGCCGCAGATCCTCAAGAACGTGCGCTACCGCTCGGGTGAGCCCCTGCGCCAGGAAGCGGTGGTGACCGCGATCGAGAATGCCCGCGAGCGGCTCGGCAATTCGGGCCGCCTCGTCATCCGGCCGTCCGGCACCGAGCCCGTCATCCGCGTGATGGCCGAGGGCGACGACCGCAGCCTCGTCACCGAGGTGGTGGACGAGGTCGTCGACGCCGTGACCCGGGTGGCGGCCTGA